In Dreissena polymorpha isolate Duluth1 chromosome 11, UMN_Dpol_1.0, whole genome shotgun sequence, the genomic window CCTAAGTTTATCCTCTCGCAATGTCTCTGTGTGGACATTAAATTAATAAGGAACAACACGGAGAGGAACACTCAGTCATGTTGTTGATGCCATCATCGGTAGACCAGACATATTTATAACGGTAATATTTTGTTCGGACTATGGGAAAAAGAGCATGGCCTTTTTAAAGGTGAAAACAATATGGCGGAAAAGCGAGGACAAAGGGAATATTAAGTTTGTTATTGGTAGTTTGGAGGGAAAATTAATACCGGTaactataaataaacataacaatatacaaCAACAAATCGGTAATTGTCTGGAAAAATGGCTCAGCGGGTTCCATTTGGTAGGGTCGGTTTGCCCGAAACACAGGATTTTTTGTTGGGCATTGTACTAAAAATGGATATTCAATAAAGGATTTGGATATTATTTTTTCAGTTAATAAATAAACTTGTGTCTGTTTCCACAAATGTTAAAGATCGATGTCACATTTTTGAACCGAAAGAGTACTTCAGGACTATTCAGTATTTACAGTGTATGcacatgtttttttccaaatatgtaATGAGTTCGTTCGTTTCAGGGAGAATCTTTGAAATCTCCTGAATGGGAGAAATAAGTTTGATATCAACCAGTTCAAGTGGAAACGGAAGTGGAAGCTTTTTTAGCAATGGACATGGATTGCAAATACATCGGGATTTGGAAGAGGACTGTCCACCCATTGGCAGACTGTATAGTCACCATCAGGAGTCGGATATTGTCATTTCTGATGAAATAGAGGCCGAAGACTACGCCCCTAACCCACGGGATTATTATTCCCACTTTTTCCGTGAGAGTGAGAGACTTTCAACGTTCCATGACTGGCCACCTTGGGCCCATGTAACGAAGGAAGAATTGGTCCAAAATGGGTTCATGTATTTACACGTATCAGATCGCGTTCAGTGTGTATTTTGTAGAGCGTGTTTAGCTAGCTTTGAACCAGGTGATGTTGTGGCTAATGAACACAGAAAATATTGCCCCGAATGTCCGTTTGCGTTTGGTTATGAGTGCGGAAATATACCGATACCATCTGCTAGTAGAATTCAGCAAACAACACGACAAACAACGTTGAAGGAAATAGATAGGAGACCGACTGCAGCTGGAAACTTTGCCTTATCATCTCCGCCATCTTCCACTGTCCGGACGACTTCAGTTCCAACCAGAACTGCTAATCCAATTGCTCTACCGCAGTCACATAGTGTAACAGCGTTGTCTGCAATTGATCCAAACCAAGTTGCTGCAGCAGTTATCACAGAGCCAAAATACAGGGACTGGGCAGACGAACATACGAGATTGCGGTCTTACAGGGGATGGCCTGAACAGATGCGACAAACCCCGCGAGATCTGTCAGCCGCCGGACTGTTGTACATGGGTACGTTGCaagatatattttacatttttaatgtaCATTTGTTATGGCATCTTTATTGTTTTATCGAAAGAAAGATGTGTTAATTAATCAATAACAAATAACGTATACAAACATAATTTATGTCCCTGTGTAGAGGGAATCCTTGCAAGCTGCAATTCggtttcaaatgcattatttattatttttcttttaaaaataaatttatacagGTCAGGGTGATCGTTGTAAGTGTTACTGGTGCGGAGGAGAACTCTACGACTGGGACCCAGAGGACATTCCATGGGTGGAGCATGCAAAGTGGTTTTCGCAGTGCGGCTTTGTGAGACAACAGATGGGCGAACAATTCGTCATAAACGTCAAAAATGGCGTGGTGAGTgcagttttaaaatcatttagaaaTAAAACTGTGGCACCAGACATACATATTTCTAATCTTGTATTAATGACCAGCTTGTGTGAAAGGCGGACGatatcaattatttaattattgtattgtacTTTAGGATTACATATGGTTTTATTACGGTTTTATTAAGCTGCTTCACATTTGCGTTTGCATTTGAGAATTGTTCTTTTATGATTATATTTTGTCTAAATATAATGGTGTTTTATACGACCGTATTATCGCTTGCCAAAGtactataaaataaaaatataaagtataaattataaattgttcTTTCATACTAAGTATCTCGCGGTTAGATTTACAAATATGAAACATCATAAAGTGGTTAAGTGAGGCTTATTTTTTTTACTCATTGCCACTGCTGTTGAGATGTTCTCTCCATGATTTCATACTTTAACAAGTATGAATAAGTGCTCTTCTGTAACAAATATAACGCGGAAAGCTTATCACAATTAAGACTCAATTATTACCAGCATTAATGACACGTAAGTGGTTTAGTGGACAGAGTATTTCAGTCATTATATTTTGGGTGATTTATATATGACGTAGACAACAAACGTTGAGTCTCCTAGCAACCAGGAGTTCCTGAGGCGTCCACATGTTCTTGCTGCACTGAATGACTATAGATATACACAAGATCAGGTCTTGGAGGCATTACACACATACGGTAAACACACTTGACGTAATTCTCATCGGCGTATTAAATGGCATAATTGGAAAAATTTAGCTTGTGACTGTTTATATACCTGAAAATGCTACGAGTTATTCTTATAACATTCATCATGTTGTAACAGGTGTCCTGAACCTAATAACTGCACAAGATATCAGAAAATATGTCGAGGAGTTGACACAGAAGAGGCAGGTAGCCCAAATGCATGCCAGAGTCACTCAAACCGTCGCCAATGCAGACGCAAGAATATTGAGTCATTTGGTTAACTTGTCAGAcagttcatttgctatgtcaacCGGTGGTCAGCAAGTTACCCAGCCCAGTGACGAGGCGGGGGCATCCAATGGTCAGTTGTGCATTGAGGATCTTGCGATGGAGGGCGTGGAGGAATCAAATACTGGAAGTTTTAATTACCAGCGTTTACAGAACTTGAGTCTGAATACTCACTTTAGTTCCTTGTCCTCAGCAAGTATTCCTTCAGGTGAGATCAAAACTCTAAGAATTAATTAAAACAGCTATAGCatcaaattatacaaatatacaacCAGTCCACAATCGATTTCAACGTAATGTTGTGAGATTtgtccacacacacacacacacacacagacacgcacgcacgcacgcccgcacgcacgcacgcacgcacgcacacacacacacacacacacacacttaacACTTTATAGTATGTAATTGTGCAAAGCGTACGTTAATTGTTCAATATCTTGTTAGGAAACGGTTCAGTTCTGTCATTGTGCGGCTCTTACATATACATTTCcttaaattatgttttgaaaatgaAGCTTAGCGGCAGAGGTCAATGCCCTGTTGCTTGATGCAAAATCATTAGATGTATAATCTTTTTTGTAGATGTCGACGATGTTCTTAAGGAAAACGAGAAACTCAAAGAACAACGCGTGTGTAAAGTATGTATGGACAGGGAAGTCTGCGTTACCTTCCTTCCTTGTCGCCACCTGGCAACCTGTGAAGAGTGTGCTGAATCAATTAGTACTTGTCCCATATGCAGATCAGATATTGAAAGCAAAGTTAAAGTATACTGGGCTTGATAGGTAAAGAGAAGATCAAATGGTATATGTTCCTTAATAAAAAAACTATCatagaatacatgtatgttttgtattgtacAGCTCCTTTGGAATCGAAGTGTTCGCGGAAGGAGCTTATTCGAGGGATGCAATCGTAGTCATTATCTATATATGAGAAAGCTTTCAATTGAATACATCTTTGCTACGATTTCAGgccccaacaaaatattaaaCGTAGTgttccagaaaaaaacacacgaaaaCTTTGCGTTCTCAAAATGCGACTGCGAAGTTACGTAACGCATCACACATTTCTTTACCATGTTTTCAGCGAAGTTGAACACTCTGATTATTAATCTGGGCggttaaacatttgtttaaagtcGTGTtcgaaaatttaaaataaaaatattcccCAAAGTCGGTATCCAAAAATTAATAAACACCCTGAAAGTATTGTATTGACGTTTGTATATTGCTGTGTATAACGTCATTTGCAAAATCATAGCGTGCGCTTTTAAATACCACGCCGTTGCTTAATGATATGGCCGCAATGAAATGaaaactattatatatttttaatattgttttacagAAAGGTACTCAAAGGTTGGACGGATATCCATGTAATATACTGTAGTACGAATATTAAAGTTCAACTACTACATTTCAACTTTAGACTATCGGTTGAAACCGTAAGCGGGACATGGCCATTTACTCAAATTAGGCAAATGTAACGGTCAAACGGCGTCTTGCAATCATGTGGTAGGGTTAAAGACTGTAAAATCACATGGATTATTCATTACCAAATAGGAAAATAGTATGACGTATTGCAactgtccgaaaaattagagATATTAATTATATGGGAAAACGGGGATATCCAAAAAGTTTAGTcataacaaatattataaaatccTTAAATGTTAACATCCtgtctttgaattattttttttaagttaatgaCAATTTTACTTCTAATTTATTATTTCATGTGTTATTATATTTAGAGTGCATATGTTTATTGTTTCGTTTTGTGTGTGCTGTTTCCTGTTTGATGgatcattttaatgttttatgtttaaagtaaTGGATTCTaactataaattataatattgtatatcgtttttatttatttgtcgtTTAGTTGTTGACACAATACATTCATATAGATATTTTAAGCGTAATATTTCGGTAACTAATTTATAccgtcaaatgtattatattgcatattatatcAAACTTATAgttgtatgtttttgttgttcCATTAAAcgattttattgttaaatgtcAAGAAAATAAATAGTGCTCAATGACCGTGAATCAAGTCCAAAAGCAAGAAAGGGTATAGTTAATTCACACGGGCATCTAATTATTAACTTAAGCGCaatattaattcaatttaattaacaacGAGTG contains:
- the LOC127849561 gene encoding baculoviral IAP repeat-containing protein 7-A-like, which encodes MGEISLISTSSSGNGSGSFFSNGHGLQIHRDLEEDCPPIGRLYSHHQESDIVISDEIEAEDYAPNPRDYYSHFFRESERLSTFHDWPPWAHVTKEELVQNGFMYLHVSDRVQCVFCRACLASFEPGDVVANEHRKYCPECPFAFGYECGNIPIPSASRIQQTTRQTTLKEIDRRPTAAGNFALSSPPSSTVRTTSVPTRTANPIALPQSHSVTALSAIDPNQVAAAVITEPKYRDWADEHTRLRSYRGWPEQMRQTPRDLSAAGLLYMGQGDRCKCYWCGGELYDWDPEDIPWVEHAKWFSQCGFVRQQMGEQFVINVKNGVTTNVESPSNQEFLRRPHVLAALNDYRYTQDQVLEALHTYGVLNLITAQDIRKYVEELTQKRQVAQMHARVTQTVANADARILSHLVNLSDSSFAMSTGGQQVTQPSDEAGASNGQLCIEDLAMEGVEESNTGSFNYQRLQNLSLNTHFSSLSSASIPSDVDDVLKENEKLKEQRVCKVCMDREVCVTFLPCRHLATCEECAESISTCPICRSDIESKVKVYWA